One region of Rhodophyticola sp. CCM32 genomic DNA includes:
- a CDS encoding HPr family phosphocarrier protein → MSTAPVTRDLKIVNIKGLHARASAKFVEVVETFEARATVRRDGLSAAGDSIMGLLMLAASLGTSIEVETCGTDAEALADALEALVADKFGEGN, encoded by the coding sequence ATGAGCACCGCGCCGGTGACCCGCGATCTGAAGATCGTGAATATCAAGGGCCTGCACGCCCGTGCCTCGGCGAAATTTGTCGAGGTTGTCGAGACGTTTGAGGCCCGGGCCACGGTGCGCCGCGATGGGCTGAGTGCTGCCGGGGATTCGATCATGGGGCTTTTAATGTTGGCAGCTTCGCTTGGAACCTCTATTGAGGTTGAAACATGTGGCACGGATGCCGAGGCGCTGGCTGACGCATTGGAGGCCCTGGTGGCCGACAAGTTTGGCGAAGGCAACTGA